The genomic region GTGCGGCCTCCGCCCGGCCGTGGGCTACGAGCTGAACCCCTGGCTGGTGGCGCTGGCGCGGCTGCACGCCTGGAGGGCCGGCTGTGCCGGCAGCGTCTGCTATCGCCGCAAGGATCTCTGGAAGGTAACCTGGGGATCCCTGGCCACCCGCTGACAGCCCAAGGTGCGGCTGACACCTGcgagggctgggggctgggactCGGAAGCTGCGATGACCCGGTGCCCACCAGGCCTCTCCCCGGCTGGGGCGACTTCTCTTCCGGCAGGTGAGCCTGAGGGACTGCCGCAACGTGTCTGTGTTCCTGGCCCCTAGCGTGGTAGGTCCGGGGTTGCCAGCCCCGCTGGGAAGCCCCAGCCACACCCCAGGGTGTTTGCTGCTCTGAGGCCTGGGCTTGCCTGGTGGGTGCTAGGCTTGGGGCTAGGGGGGTGAGCGCGGCTGTTTTCTACCGGCCCCGCCCCCTCTACTCTGCTGTTCTCTCCCTCAGCTCCCGCTGCTGGAGGACAAGCTGCGGACAGAGCTGCCTGCCGGGGCCCGCGTGGTGTCTGGGCGCTTCCCACTCCCCACCTGGCAGCCTGTGGCCGTGGTTGGCGAGGGCCTGGACCGAGTATGGGCTTATGATGTTCCTGAGGGTGggcaggctggggaggccttcTCCTTGCGGATACCCATCCAGGCTGCCCCCGGACCTAGTTCTGCCCCCATCCCGGGGGGCCTTGTTTCTCAGGCCAGCTGAGTATTAGACACGATAAAGACTCTGTGGGTTCTATCCTGACTCATGTTTTATGGGGGGCTGGGTGGGAGGGTTCTGTGCTGGCTGACGGGCTCTGCTCTGCTCCTTGGGAGACGGCCTAGTGGCTGCCGGTCCTTGGATGCTGGGGCTTGGCTGGAGGCACAGCCCCCACTTTCCAGGGGTCCCCTGCACCTGCCAGCTTCCTCAGCCTCAGGATTTCGTGCTTGTACCTGCTCAGAGGAACCATGCTTAAGTGACCTGCCCAGCTGTGGACAGGTCTGCCTCTAGCGCCTGAGGCAGCCATCATCCTTCATTCCGACCAGACCAGGGCCCTGGGGTCACACCCAGCTCCCTCTGCCCACCTGCCCAGGTGCTGGTCCACGTACTCCTGTAGCTCAGAAAGTTGCTCTTCAGCCATCGTGGCCCGGACCAGCAGCTGTGCCCGCTCCCGTTCCAGCTCTGCCTGGCATGGGGATGTAAGCCATGAGCTAGGGCATGGTGTGAGGAGGGGCCTGGGCCAGCCCTTGCCTCCTACCTGGGTGCTGCGGGAGAAGTCCCGGAGCTTCTGGTGGATCTGGGCCCAGGATGCAGCGTCCAGGCCCCTgtgaggggag from Pan troglodytes isolate AG18354 chromosome 18, NHGRI_mPanTro3-v2.0_pri, whole genome shotgun sequence harbors:
- the ANTKMT gene encoding adenine nucleotide translocase lysine N-methyltransferase isoform X1, yielding MEQDDPAEALTELRERRLGALELLQAAAGSGLAAYAVWALLLQPGFRRVPLRLQVPYVGASARQVEHVLSLLRGRPGKTVDLGSGDGRIVLAAHRCGLRPAVGYELNPWLVALARLHAWRAGCAGSVCYRRKDLWKVSLRDCRNVSVFLAPSVLPLLEDKLRTELPAGARVVSGRFPLPTWQPVAVVGEGLDRVWAYDVPEGGQAGEAFSLRIPIQAAPGPSSAPIPGGLVSQAS
- the ANTKMT gene encoding adenine nucleotide translocase lysine N-methyltransferase isoform X2, which codes for MEQDDPAEALTELRERRLGALELLQAAAGSGLAAYAVWALLLQPGFRRVPLRLQVPYVGASARQVEHVLSLLRGRPGKTVDLGSGDGRIVLAAHRCGLRPAVGYELNPWLVALARLHAWRAGCAGSVCYRRKDLWKLPLLEDKLRTELPAGARVVSGRFPLPTWQPVAVVGEGLDRVWAYDVPEGGQAGEAFSLRIPIQAAPGPSSAPIPGGLVSQAS